In the genome of Enterococcus hirae ATCC 9790, one region contains:
- the purE gene encoding 5-(carboxyamino)imidazole ribonucleotide mutase — protein sequence MTIKVAVIMGSTSDWETMKNTCEILEEFEVAYEKKVVSAHRTPDLMFQYAKEARARGIKVIIAGAGGAAHLPGMVASQTTLPVIGVPVQTRTLNGLDSLLSIVQMPGGVPVATTAIGKAGAINAGLLAVEMLSMYDLKLEAKLAKRRLMLAETVIESSDQLG from the coding sequence ATGACAATCAAGGTTGCGGTAATTATGGGGAGTACATCTGATTGGGAAACGATGAAAAATACTTGCGAGATTCTAGAAGAGTTTGAGGTGGCTTATGAAAAGAAAGTCGTCTCTGCGCATCGTACACCTGATTTGATGTTTCAGTATGCCAAAGAAGCACGAGCAAGGGGAATCAAAGTAATCATTGCTGGAGCAGGTGGAGCCGCTCATCTGCCAGGAATGGTGGCTTCTCAAACAACCTTACCAGTAATTGGCGTTCCGGTACAAACACGAACATTGAACGGATTAGATTCGCTATTATCTATTGTCCAGATGCCTGGTGGTGTTCCTGTGGCAACGACGGCGATTGGAAAAGCGGGGGCAATTAACGCTGGACTACTTGCGGTTGAGATGCTTTCAATGTATGATTTAAAGTTGGAGGCTAAGTTAGCGAAAAGACGGTTAATGTTAGCTGAAACTGTGATAGAAAGTAGTGATCAACTTGGTTAA
- a CDS encoding glycoside hydrolase family 73 protein encodes MAKKKWKKQKRNSLRLIAVIFGGILLMIAFVLSLRGLSAPLVGQEQNNNEAQTHQQFIDRLAPHAKELQTGYGVLPSIILGQAILESNWGESTLASQYNNLFGIKAYGDQKKVNLETKEFVNEEWVTIQGDFRVYDSWEQSMDSHTQLFVNGVDWNPALYEKVITATNYREAAQALQDAGYATDPSYAQKIIQVIETYHLDQYDQ; translated from the coding sequence ATGGCCAAAAAAAAATGGAAGAAACAAAAACGTAATTCATTACGCTTGATTGCTGTGATTTTTGGTGGAATATTGTTGATGATAGCTTTTGTTCTCTCTTTACGAGGCTTGTCAGCGCCTCTTGTTGGGCAAGAACAGAATAACAATGAGGCACAAACACATCAACAATTTATTGATCGATTAGCTCCTCATGCGAAAGAATTACAAACCGGCTATGGCGTTCTCCCAAGTATCATTTTAGGTCAGGCAATTCTTGAATCAAACTGGGGCGAGAGTACGTTAGCCAGTCAATACAATAATCTTTTTGGAATTAAAGCATATGGTGATCAAAAAAAGGTCAATTTAGAAACAAAGGAATTTGTGAATGAAGAATGGGTCACGATCCAAGGAGATTTTCGTGTGTATGATTCATGGGAACAATCGATGGACTCTCACACACAACTTTTTGTGAATGGGGTAGATTGGAATCCAGCATTATATGAAAAAGTGATCACGGCTACGAACTATCGTGAAGCTGCCCAAGCACTGCAAGACGCAGGCTACGCAACTGACCCTTCCTACGCACAAAAAATTATCCAAGTCATTGAAACCTATCACTTGGATCAATATGATCAATAA
- a CDS encoding M15 family metallopeptidase — protein sequence MNKVLGFGAVVIMVAAMGYIFVSEQHMKSDVQAENQTTEQVTKQTTKSSKETKVKDSTKKSEDLPKVQSTDWDLVLVGPDHKIEKEINEDTQLASLPNGYLIDKRIESHYEDFAKAAQSAGFPLVMVSAYRSVAAQQQVFTQNVQEVMSSQHVSEEEATAITKQTITVPGHSEHHTGLAVDVVDENWYNNYPSQLLEASYGDQPGAKWIAENAPKYGFIIRYPKDRQDITKITYEPWHLRYVGEESAAYISKHDITLEEYLEQLQKK from the coding sequence GTGAATAAAGTTTTAGGGTTTGGAGCAGTTGTGATCATGGTTGCCGCAATGGGGTACATCTTTGTAAGCGAGCAACACATGAAATCTGACGTCCAAGCAGAAAATCAAACAACTGAACAAGTAACCAAACAGACAACAAAGAGTTCCAAAGAAACTAAAGTGAAGGATTCAACCAAAAAAAGTGAAGATCTACCAAAGGTTCAATCGACCGATTGGGATCTTGTCTTGGTAGGACCTGATCATAAAATCGAAAAAGAAATCAATGAAGACACGCAACTGGCATCACTGCCCAATGGTTATTTGATCGATAAACGTATCGAATCCCATTATGAAGATTTTGCGAAAGCAGCACAATCTGCAGGGTTTCCTTTAGTGATGGTCTCCGCATATCGTTCGGTTGCAGCACAGCAACAGGTGTTTACACAAAATGTCCAAGAAGTGATGAGTAGTCAACATGTTTCAGAAGAAGAGGCGACAGCAATCACGAAACAAACAATCACCGTCCCTGGACATAGCGAACATCATACAGGCTTAGCGGTCGATGTAGTGGATGAAAATTGGTATAATAATTATCCTTCACAGCTTTTAGAGGCAAGTTATGGAGATCAACCAGGGGCAAAATGGATTGCTGAAAATGCGCCTAAATATGGATTTATCATACGTTATCCTAAAGATCGTCAAGATATTACAAAAATCACGTATGAACCATGGCACCTACGTTATGTTGGAGAAGAAAGTGCGGCCTATATTTCGAAACATGATATCACATTAGAAGAATACTTAGAACAATTACAAAAGAAATAG
- a CDS encoding nucleobase:cation symporter-2 family protein: MEKETKNGQAAVLGLQHLLAMYAGAVAVPLLIGTGLGFNQEQMTYLISIDIFMCGLATLLQLTVNRFFGIGLPVVLGCAIQAVAPLILIGSDQGVGAIYGSIIASGIFVVLVSGFFSKIKRLFPPIVTGTVITVIGLTLIPVAIEKMGGGDSSATNFGNQTNLLLAFVTIALIVGVQMLAKGFVRSIAVLIGLVGGSILAAVLGMVDLSAIGQAPVFHVPQPFYFGKPTFDVWSILLMIIISIVSMVESTGVYFALGDITGQKVGEEELKKGYRAEGLAVILGGIFNTFPYTGFSQNVGLVQLSGIKTRKPIYFSAIFLIILGLFPKIGALAQIIPEPVLGGGMLVMFGMVAVQGIRMLMEVDFTNDKNLLITAVSIGFGLGFNIMPTLFSQLPPTVQMFTGNGIVMSSVTAIVLNLVFNGLKKDEEIIEEALAKK; encoded by the coding sequence GTGGAGAAAGAAACAAAAAATGGCCAAGCCGCAGTATTAGGTTTACAACATCTCTTAGCAATGTATGCTGGGGCAGTTGCTGTTCCTTTGCTGATCGGTACGGGACTAGGGTTTAATCAAGAGCAAATGACGTACTTGATCTCGATTGATATTTTTATGTGTGGCTTAGCAACATTATTACAATTGACGGTTAATCGTTTTTTTGGTATTGGGTTGCCAGTTGTTTTAGGTTGTGCCATTCAAGCAGTTGCACCACTGATCCTAATTGGGAGCGACCAAGGTGTTGGGGCAATTTATGGTTCGATTATCGCTTCTGGTATTTTTGTTGTTTTAGTGTCTGGATTTTTCTCAAAGATCAAACGATTATTTCCGCCGATCGTGACTGGGACGGTCATTACCGTGATTGGGTTGACGTTGATTCCAGTTGCAATCGAAAAAATGGGCGGTGGCGATTCATCTGCGACTAATTTTGGAAATCAAACCAATTTATTGCTAGCTTTCGTTACAATTGCACTGATCGTCGGAGTACAAATGTTAGCTAAAGGGTTTGTTCGCTCGATTGCTGTACTGATCGGTTTAGTTGGCGGGAGTATTTTAGCTGCTGTACTGGGAATGGTGGATTTAAGTGCGATTGGTCAAGCACCTGTTTTTCACGTGCCTCAACCTTTTTATTTTGGAAAACCAACTTTTGATGTCTGGTCGATCTTGTTGATGATCATTATTTCTATTGTGAGTATGGTAGAGTCAACAGGTGTTTACTTTGCGCTAGGGGATATCACTGGACAAAAAGTGGGCGAAGAAGAATTGAAAAAAGGCTATCGTGCCGAAGGTCTGGCGGTTATTTTAGGTGGGATTTTCAATACTTTCCCTTACACTGGTTTTTCTCAAAATGTTGGGCTAGTCCAACTTTCTGGTATCAAGACAAGAAAACCAATTTATTTCTCTGCAATTTTTTTGATTATTCTTGGATTATTTCCTAAAATAGGTGCTTTAGCACAAATCATTCCAGAGCCAGTTCTAGGTGGCGGTATGTTAGTCATGTTTGGGATGGTTGCTGTTCAAGGTATTCGGATGTTGATGGAAGTTGATTTTACGAATGACAAAAATCTCTTGATTACTGCTGTTTCGATTGGTTTTGGCTTAGGATTCAATATTATGCCGACTTTATTTAGCCAATTACCCCCAACAGTTCAAATGTTTACGGGGAATGGGATCGTCATGAGTAGCGTGACAGCGATCGTTTTGAATCTTGTTTTTAACGGGTTGAAAAAAGATGAAGAGATTATTGAAGAAGCATTAGCAAAAAAATAA
- a CDS encoding xanthine phosphoribosyltransferase, whose protein sequence is MKELVERIQKDGRVLGEGVLKVDSFVTHQVDPVLMEQIGQRFAEVFKDQGITKVVTIEASGIAPALFVAQTLNVPMIFARKAKSLTMDEELLTTSVYSFTKQVTSTISISRKFLSAEDKVLIIDDFLANGQAAKGLVELCRQAGAGVEGIGILIEKSFQDGRQLLEEMGLKVVSLARIAALSNGQVEFLEEDA, encoded by the coding sequence GTGAAAGAATTAGTGGAACGTATTCAAAAAGATGGCCGTGTGCTAGGTGAAGGCGTCTTAAAAGTAGATAGCTTTGTGACGCATCAAGTGGATCCGGTATTAATGGAACAAATAGGCCAACGATTTGCGGAAGTTTTCAAAGATCAAGGAATCACTAAAGTGGTAACGATTGAAGCTTCTGGAATTGCACCAGCTTTATTTGTGGCACAGACATTAAATGTACCAATGATTTTTGCCAGAAAAGCCAAAAGCTTGACGATGGATGAAGAATTGCTGACTACTTCTGTTTATTCCTTTACAAAACAAGTGACTAGTACGATTTCTATCTCTCGTAAATTTTTATCTGCAGAGGACAAGGTTTTAATCATTGATGATTTCTTAGCGAACGGTCAAGCGGCGAAAGGGTTGGTTGAATTGTGCCGCCAAGCAGGTGCAGGAGTCGAAGGGATCGGCATCCTGATTGAAAAATCGTTCCAAGATGGCCGTCAGCTATTAGAAGAAATGGGCTTGAAAGTTGTTTCATTGGCACGAATTGCGGCATTATCCAACGGACAAGTTGAATTTCTTGAGGAGGATGCATAA